ttagGAATAGATTCAAATTTTAGAGAATCTAATAACAATAACGATAAGAGAATATCCTACAGATTAGAAACCGTAGATTGTTGTTTGGTGTCTTTCTTACTGGAGGGTGAAAGGTCACTGAATTGTCCAGTGTGGACAGTTTAAAAATGTGTTACTTGTAAAAAGACTGTTTGACGTTTATCCGTCTCATATGTAGATTAATCTACAGTAATACCCTTTTGTTCTTTGTGTGCATATTGGAATATGTGTTTACCCATATTCCATTTTGTGCACTCAGAGACTACTAGAAGAGGCCTGAGGTGAAGGCAGCCACTGAGACCCATAGTAAGAACCGTCTCAGCGAGATTTCCAACTCAGTTACAGGCCTTGTTTGTCCCACTACTGGATCGAGGTCGGTCATTGACCACCGGCAAGCACTGGTAAGAATGAATATTATGTactttatttataagaattaattaaatttataacaaataataataatctttaaTCTAACTATCTCCTTTTGTTCAGGCCAAGGAGTGGGGTCGCAAGCCTACTGCCTTTGAGCTGTTCCGCCAGTTGCATAGAAAGACCGACGACCAATTCATCAACAACAAGTCCCAACATATCGCTATAAGTTACCgatagcatattaaaaaatttcaattaatattcctactgtttcaattttatatgataattaattttaatttttatcaattacatGATATTATTGAGGCACGCGCAGCTGTTGCATCTCAGACTAACGAGGGTTCTCCTGATCCTCCACCGGTTGACATGTCGCAACTGTTCATCGACGTTGTCGGCGAGAAAAAGAAGTAGTGCATATATGGGCTAGGTTCAGAGGTACCCACCATCACCTAGTCTCGTAGCTCCGGTAGCTCCAGTAGCACTGCCTCTGATAGCTTGCGGGAGGCGCTCAGACACGAGATACGAGCGGAGCTGGATCAAGAGTACAACGCCCGCATAGCAGATCTTGAGCGGACAATGCAGCACATGGTTCACATATTTGGTGCTCGCTTTATTCCACCACCTGCGCTTACTCCAGTTAGTGCGTCTGCGATTGCTACCCTAAATCCTCCGGTTCAATACCATGGCCACTTCTTCTTGTCCACTGCCTCTGATTAGAGACTATTCTGTTTatactttactttattatttttgcacaatattttaactttgcatttttttatatataatatttatacttttaatttcattttttatttctattttaatttttgaaatatgctaattaatttaagattttaaaaatacttattaattttaaaaaaatattacatgcATTTAGCAACtgctataaataaatatttttgaaatacaaaaaatagcGACGGTTTAGCgacaatttttaatataaaaaaatatgacaaCGTTTACCAACGAATTAATTACGGGTATTAAAAACAATTGTACACATTAATGACGGTACAACGATGGTCATTTATTGACGGTGTGCCAACGGATGTTTGTCTCAAAAATTTAACGACGGTGTCATCCGTTAGTAAAACGATACAACGACCCTTATTTGCCTACGCCTTTAGTGACGCTTGGCTTGGGCTATAGTGATGGCAATTGCCGTTGCCACCTATACCGACAAGCAATATAGGAGTCGTTAGAGATGTAACGATGCCTTTTTGAGCGACAGGCGTCACCCATTGCTATGCCATCGGTAAAACGTTTTACCGACAACTTTAGCAAATATATCGATGGATTTGTCTGTCTCtaaatacttttcttttattgtgaCGAGAGTaggttaaaatttaatattaacatgCTTTATTGAGCAAGAGAGAGTCTTTAGGTATTTTAGAACAATTActcttaattgaaataatagtGTTTAATAATCTAGGCGTTCATGATTAGATTGGAATAGTGAAACTACCCCTaagatctaaattttaaatatctaattttcttatagttttaattgtttagatttatattttatttaattaatcgcttttatttgatttactAGCTAAGATTATAAATAGGAATATTAGTACTCAATATACAATCCTCTCCTCGAGAGAGTGATAACTCTTTATACTACAATTCACAATCTGTGCACTTGCAGATTTTTAAATACAACAATTAAAAAAggaatacatatatattatttcttttacttaattttataaaaaataaaaatttaaccatgtatttttcaaaaatattaaatttagataaaataccaaatatttttatattcatttaaactcaatagattataaaatatatatgctaGATATGTTAtccaaatatattatttttgttttataatttcaagtgtttaacaaattaagtaaaataatacaatGTAATTCTCCAAGGCCTgtttttaacaattaaaaataaccatttattttcttaatgagttcttttctaataaaaacaattgacgatttataaaaaaaataaataagaaattaaagattataatTCTTAAAGCTTAGGTGCTaaactgaaaatataaaatcctGATACTAACAATTTTATATATGGCCTCAATCACACCTAATTTCTTTGGTccgttttaaaaaaaatgtgcAACTGAtctttgttttaatttaatggtgaaataaaaattattctagaAGTGGGCACTAGCAAGAATTatctactaaaataaattctacCAATTAAGGTAACATGAATCCTGTGGAAAGATAATACCTCATAAttgtttgaaatatatataatataaatttgtaagaccgtaaaatttttattttgatatatgtactattttttacacataaaattcaagcttatgtgtaattttataattctttctattaatttattgattaataagttacattccgAATTAAAGACTGactctaattctaagaaataacatatttattatattttaatattatgttaactaataaataattttttaataagataataatgctaattctatcataaaaataatatattaattatattttaatattatattaattaataagtagttttctaattagataataataattttaattatattttaatattatattaactaataaattaattttttaattagataataattctaattctagaaaataacatcttcaattatatttctaatattatatttaataataaagtaatttgttaattacttaataaaattttaatcctaaaatagtaatatcaattatagtattaaattgtataatactaaaattaattaatatatatttttaaaataacttttatattattgtactaataaaattttaaaattttaaaaaattaagaatattcaaaaatagctagtttgctattattttttaaaatattataaattaatgttaaatattttattaaactgtatctatcaacttaatttattaatcaaaataataataacagtcaTACAACGCACAGATAAACGATTAGTTATAcattaaacaaacaaaataactgaaactatTTTGTTACAAGATGTATTTGAAAGTCTAAATCTATGTAACGATGGATTTTAGGAAGAAAGCATTATTTGAACCGGTGGTTTGAATTTagagaatttataaaatttatgaatttattttattattatttggtaagtaaaaaaatgatgtaaatatctaaaaaatttcatttttcaggattttgattttctatctAAAAGGtgagaaattttaaaactcaAAACTTTAAAacaatgataaattattatatatttttatttcaaaattatctctaataaatctttattagtttaaaaaCTATCCTtacctttaaataaaatttactgtTTTTGTAGTTAAtccaaatgataaaaatattaaaatttttagattttaatttcataaattttagaatctCTCAATTAAATGATggctaatatatttaaatatgtattaattgtGATTCGGTGGGATCTAAATgtatattattcttaatatgAATTATTTATAACCCTAGTagtgaaaatcaaattgaagGTTTTATATTCCATCCAAGTGTTATTAATTACCTTATGTTAGGTCCAACAGAACACCTCTCTATATCACccatgattaaaaaataaataaataataggaaaaaaaatccTTCTTGACAAGATTATCTcgagaaataagaaaatatatatagttttttggACAGTTTGAAAGTGAGACTCTTACATCAAAAGCAAATGATTAGAAGTCAATCgttaaacaattaaaagaaaaaagaaggagaaatgATTGAATTTACAAATTATTAGCTTACTTCATCGGTTgacaagaaaatatattataatttgcagcaagatttattagaaaaatatggaTCATAGTGTCAATATGTATTAATCCTTTTGTTTAAATGAGCCATGGAATAGCATAAAGAgtttatctaattaatttaatatatattcaaagttcagattcaaaaaaaaagaaagagaagaagcaTTGGAGAAATATATGCCTTCATGAAAAAGGCAGCAGAAGACAATTtatgcaagaaaagaaaagaaagaaaaatggctCATGAGAAAAGGAGATGCAGAAAATGAAGGGTAcctaaaaagaaacataaaagtAATTTGAGAACGTGCAgtattacaatttaaaatcTGTTTCTTCTTTATTAAATGTATAGATTAAGTTCTTATTTACAGGAATTTAAGGACACataatattctttaatatacaCATTCAGTGGGAGTCTGCTAAAGCTAAGTCTGattatctataataataagagTTTAAACCGTTCAAGAAATCTTAGTCAATGagtgtaaataatattaaatattttattttatttagaataatatatttatcaaagatTCTGTAAATTTGTGTCTACAAATCAGAGTTATGCATATGTTTTTagctttctttattattattattaaggaGAGTATAATTTTAAGTTAATCTTTCTCATCTCTCCACATTGATTGAATTTAATTGTTGTTTATAATTGGGTTTATGTCCTAATGGCagaattatattataagaaaataacaacattatatcattaaacaagaaacaaaaggaTATAGGCTTCTTAGTATTTACAGTAAAATTTATAGTCTAAGGATCATCAATTTTTCAATTCATTAAAGGTAAATGGTCTGCGgctcttaatataaaataataaattctaactaatattattagtGTTAGTAAAAAAAgcttaagaaaatttaattttcataaataaaaacaccaattatattactttttgattttctctATTTAGTAATCAACTGCTACTACAACTTATCTATTTTCTTATGTATccattgatttttttaaaatattatatattattatgtctaattattttaatattgattggATGGAAGCTTAAATCTATTAGCatgattcattttttattattcatttaactccctctttaattaagtaattcaaattataatatttcccatcttaattaattaattcaattatgaTATCTCTCCTCTTactcaattaatttaaattatgatatattatCATAACAAATTTAGCTTgattctttgatttttttgattttttgcaACAGTCCAATCAAATATTACCACTAAGTGTTAGAAATCTCACACCactgaaaaaaaagaaaaacatataattcattcttaatttttcGGCTGTTCATATAAACATCCAGTCCTAACAGACTGGTCCGATATCAtcgataatattaaaaattccacatcactagaaaaataaaaaaatataaacagcACATAAGtgctaaaatttaataaattaaaggcTAATTCGAGTCATTTTGGTATTAATTGTATTAGGTCAAATTTTATCCGCAAGACTCTCCTCTCACCTTCGACAgttaattgaaattataatatattatagtaCTTGAATGTTAAAATCAACAATAAAATCAACCAAATGATAATGTCTTCTGACAAAAGCGTGTGGGAATATAATGCTGCTATTGATTGAAgtagaaaaagcaaaagaaatcaGTCTGCTTggatatatagaaataaaatattttaaatagataatgatgaatattatatttgaggATAAATGTAATCATATGGAGGAAGGTCTCCAGCATCAGGAATTTTAGTGTAAGCATAAATTTGATCAGAGAATCGTAACATAAAGCACCTTAAATCATGTGATTAGAGAACCCAGAGAAAAAGGTTTGTCTCTTGGCTGGTgatgattaaataataatttgattacaTATGActaattaacatatataaataataaattgtacAGATGATAAATGCATCGtatacaaattaaaagaagaagaagaagaagaagaagaagaagaaaaaacccTAATAATCAAATATACACTAGTACAATCCTTCCTAACAACATTAATTTGATCCAATCAAACGAGTTTGTTCCTCAAATTCAAACACCACAAAATACATCATAAATCAACAAATggatatgcatatatatataatatttggcTTTTGTCTTTCAATTAAgcaactaaattataatttttgttttataaaaaaaccATACTGTTACCCATTTCGAATCTCATATTCTCCAAGTTCGAAGCTCCTCCATTTCCCAAGCTAGTTTCTTCCAAGTTCATCTCATCCCAAAAGAACCCATAATCATCATCTCCTTTGGAGCTAATATCAGTGGTGTTCATGGGGTTGTTGGTGTTTCTGTCTTGGGAAAACTGAAGAAGGTTTAGCAATGAGGTCTGATCATGGGGTGGAGTTGAGGATGATGTTGATAACGAGGGGATCATTTGCTGTGGATTCCCACAATGGAGCTGAGCTTGGTAACGATGATCAGTTAATGGAGATGCTTCTAAATTCAAAGGAACATTAGCTGTGTCATCAAACATGAATTGTGATGAATTGAACTTATTGCTGCTGTTTTGATCATGATCTCCTTTGCCTTTGTAGAATACTCTGCACAAGACCCAGTCTTCCTGTAAAAGtataaccaaaaaagaaaaccattaaATAACCTGTGAACACCTGGAGTCTTCTATTGAGTTTGCAAGTTTGAACTCCTTCCTCTCAGAGCTCAATTAATTgcaacaaaaatgaaaaaagaattgtGGAAACTAGAACATGAAAATGGAACCACAGAAAGAGACAAGAAATTGACAGGTACTGCCTTGTACAGGTGAAATTCTTAcaaatgatgaaagttactactcAATGGAGAATGCCTACACATATAATTGAGTAAGTGAGCAACTTGCATGCCTACTTCTTCTGAGCTTCCTTCCAGAGATCATGTTCCTTTGCCTATATTAAACTAAGTATTCAACCATAATTATTCACAGCCCATATCCCTTTTCAGTTTCATTTCTTGAAATCATTCATTACATTAATGCATCTTTCCTTAACGTATTCTTAGTGAAATCGACATTTTATTACAAATACTTTTTTGGCTCTAACATTATAGAAATGAAAACAATTCAGAACTAACCTTAGGAGGCATATGTGGGGTCTCAAGACGAAACTCATGCATGATCCAACCAGTTTTGATACCATTAGGAGCTCTATTCCTGTAGAACACCAAAGTCTTCCTCATCCCTACAATCTCACGAGTTGTAGGGTCAAGAACGGTACGATCTTTCCCAGTAGCTTTCCAGTATCCAGATGTCGTAGCGCGGTTGGTTCGGAATCCGGTTGCATACTTCCTATCTCGGAAGCTGAAGAAGTACCACTCGGTTGCATTGAGCTTTGCCAcctctaaaaaaaaattatacacaaGTGGGTAAGTTTGGGACACATATAGTTAGATAAAATACAGCTTTCATGGCAATAGTTTCATGTCTGAATGTGTACGCAGGAATAATATGGTTGGAGTTTCACTTTAGTGATGGAATCATTCATCTTATGAACccaacaaaaaggaaaaaaaaactcatttattcttttccttggtaatattaattattattatttttccttctaGCTAATTAAGTTGTTGAATGAAAATTATTGGGTGAAAGTTACATGtctatcaacttaattttgcTTTCATTCTAGCTATTGACTGGGTATACATACGTCCAAATCTATTCTTTGTTCttacaataattattattgctcATAATATCATTGATGGTGAGCCTATGTCATCTGGAGTTATGTTCAAGGAACTTAAGCAATCAGACAAAATTTAAGGAAGAGAAgaaataattactatttagagttagatatataattttgtaaaaactattatatataaatacactTATAAAATAGACAtattatgaagaaaaataataataataataattctttaaattcGTGGGAtcataaatacaaaattatagaaaagaaaaagaataataacaaaCAATAATGGTTTCGTGgaaatagatatataaaagaaaaaattaactattagtACGTTGAAAATGGGTGGAAAGCATGCATTGGCCCATTAATTTGACTCCAGAAGGAGAGATGAGGTGGTAAGAGCAGAAGTCACACGGATCAAGAAATTCATGCTTGAAGCATAAGACAGTGAAGTGAAGCCATTTCACCTTTTCAATGAGCCTTCTCgttagattattattatattttgtctGTGATTTATCTCACTTACAAGGATATTAACAGTGTTAGTACTAGAACATTAATAGAAGTTTTTTCACcaaaaaacaagaaacaaaaaggaatTGCAGAAGTCAAACTAAGAAggaaaaaatggaaaagaaacaaagtaaTGAGGAAGTTGTTTCCAATACAAAGACTCAAAAATATGTCATCAACTTTGCTATTTACTTGTTTTCTTCATGTAATCTTTGCTAGTTAATTACTGAATCACATTCCAGTTCTGGAGTTGCCCATTGAGGGGACTTCTCATATATGAACATGGAAAATGAAACatcacttcttcttctttttctgttttaaaGTACTAGGTCTAGGTCTAGgtctaaattcattttctttaaataaataaaaacccCAAAAAGGGACCAGGTGGCTAATTGCATGTGTCTACTTACTACAGTTCAAAAttgcaattaaataattgtaaggtaagataattagttcttttttaCTGTTAGA
The sequence above is drawn from the Ricinus communis isolate WT05 ecotype wild-type chromosome 7, ASM1957865v1, whole genome shotgun sequence genome and encodes:
- the LOC125370526 gene encoding NAC domain-containing protein 21/22-like, translating into MGLRDIGATLPPGFRFYPSDEELVCHYLYKKITNEEVLKGTLVEIDLHTCEPWQLPEVAKLNATEWYFFSFRDRKYATGFRTNRATTSGYWKATGKDRTVLDPTTREIVGMRKTLVFYRNRAPNGIKTGWIMHEFRLETPHMPPKEDWVLCRVFYKGKGDHDQNSSNKFNSSQFMFDDTANVPLNLEASPLTDHRYQAQLHCGNPQQMIPSLSTSSSTPPHDQTSLLNLLQFSQDRNTNNPMNTTDISSKGDDDYGFFWDEMNLEETSLGNGGASNLENMRFEMGNSMVFL